The sequence tcttcccctacccctcaccactacatccctttgccactcttcggttctcctaaccggcgcatcaagcgctctacgtctcacatggccaaaccaccttagtcggttttctctcattttatttcagtgtaacaaatgaaataaataattgTATGTTCACGACTAACTAATTTAGTAATCAAAATGTGAGAAAAAACAAATAATCAAGAATTTAATGTGTGCAGATAATGATTAAAcacttaatgaaccaaaaagtGAAAGATCAAGAGCCATCTTGCCTACAATTAAACACAACCTTAATTTCTCACAAAATCATTGATTTGACTCAAACTTTATTCCCAATTCATATTTGAGGAAAACTTACTTTGTATTTTCATAACAGGCGTCTCCCCATTTTGAATAAGCTGAATAAACAATGAATCTCCTAGCTTAAGCTTATGAGCACCACGGAAATCACCCCAACCACCTCCAAAAAAAAAGTGTCTATCTAATGTTCTGTATACTAGTGTTGCAGGCCAACTTTTTTCCTCTTCATCCTTAAGGATCATCGAACAAGATTGACAGCGTAGACCGAGTTCTCTTGTAAAGTTCCGGGGAATATACTgattgattcaacacaaaaattAGGTGCTTTGAAAACAATATTCTGTAATGCAGATATATAAGTAGTGAGTAGTTACCAATCTAGATTTCTTGATGCTGTCAGGTGAGAGCTTAACTACACAATTAGGATGTTTATCAACAGAGGAGCTAGCTTTtgcttttaatttagttttcactttcttctttttttccaaTTTCTTCCCTGCATTACATATAAACATAATCTCAACATAGCATTTTATGCCAGTTAAAAACACATATGGAAATTTTGGAAATGAGAGTTAAAAACATGGATCATATATGAATTTCATCGGGTATATTACACCTATGGCTCCTGAACTTTGCACTTATTTTCATTATGGTTTGTGAACTTCAAAACTAGACATTATGCCCATGAACTTTGCAATCTACTTATTTTCATTATGGTTCGTGAGTCACATGCAATTAATAGCATTACAATTCAGGGGCTTAGATGTATTTTACTCGAAAACAAATGTACAGTTTAACAAATGAACTTACCAGAGTCAGAGTCAGAGTCAGAGTCAGAGTCAGAGTCAGAGTCAGAGTCAGAGTCTTTTACTCCTTGAGGAATTTCCTGCAATTCATGTCTGTTTATGAATGATCATCCACAACCATTAACGAAATTACTAAGCATTGAGTCGGTACTCACCAGCTGAGATTTTCTTAGCTCGGAAGCCTTAGTATTGGCGTTACTCTGAATTTTGAGCTCCCTTCTAACCTCCGGAGGTTCTAAAATTCCCTCATGGCATCATTGATCAGAAAGAACATGTAAGTAGGAGTGACAATTCATGTAAATATGTTGATGTGTTTGTGTTGTGTCTATTATCAGGTTAGTGTCAAATGAGTCAACACTAACTCAACCCAAAAATTTCGTGTCATAATCGTGTTAATCCAACCAGATTATGTAATTTTCAGTGTGGtgtcatgcaattttattaCCTCTGacatttaaaaatatgaaataatatAGTATTACTTATATATTAGCAGGTTAACTGTGACAGCCTAAAAATTTGACGAAAATCTATTTAATAAATCCTGCCACGTAGACATAAGGAGTTAATcatgccattttaaccaaattCAGGGGGCTAATGAGACACATTGTAAGTTCACGGAGTCAATCCACATTTTGGGCTAAGTTCAGGGAGCTtctgatgtattaagctttttGGAAATGACAGTTAAAACAACATGGCTTACATACGAAATTAATCTCGGTGTTGACTACAACAAGATTGACATACGGAACAGGAAATTAGGCATGCAATTACAAGAACAATATATTTATGTGGTTCGGTTAACTTTGCCTACATTTACCGATGAGGATAATCAACAAGTTGGTACAAAATTATGAAATCAGATTACACAAACGCTCAAACATATGCATATTCCAAGAGCACAAACCCTAAAACTCTcgatgtaaataaataaacaatcgATTCTACACACAGACCTAAAAGTATTAAAGAGGAAGTTTTTAATTCATTCTatgaaaatcaaattaaataaaattctaGACATACATTTGACATCTTAAAATGGGGAAAATATAGGGTTGGAAACTAAGAATTAGACCTAGATGATCTGCATAAGATGGAATTGGGAACTGAAAGTTAAATCAACATGCCTTATAGATGAAACATGAAACTAATCTTAAAATGGGGGAAATGTAGAACAGAAAAAGGCGAACTTTACCACTAGGAGAACAGTTTTGAACATTTGGTTGTTGAATTTCAGTTTCCTCCTCTTTTACATCAGTGAATGGAAGATACTCCCTTTGACAAGTACTTCGATCAAACACCAAAACATCAAACAGCAGATCTCCTTCATGTCTAAAGACCAAGAAATCCCCAATGTGCAAGTCATGATCTTCCACAAACTGTTTCCACCCATCTTCAAATCGTCTTCCATTGATCTTCACAGGCCAAACCTTTCCCCTTTGGCTCCTCAGCTTAGCTCTGTCACATTCTTCTCCTTTAAAGTTCTTCAAGAACGAAAGTGGAAttaactgcaaaaaaaaaaagagataacTAACATAACAATCATCATTTCATTAAGCTAATAAGAGAACCAGAGATGGAAAAAGAGACTTACAAACTCATCTTCAAAACCTGGAAGCAATGGCTTGAAGAATTGTGGTTTAGTGGGGACTGCAGACATGGTGTTTTGTCAGAAGTCCTCAACCAAATTTCAGTTTAAAAATGGTGGGATTTGGGGTAGAAATTAGAATCAACCAACAGTGATCTTTTATTGTGATTTGTTGTTGCCGAGTAGGAAACAACAAGCTTCCGGTCAAATTCAATCCATGGATGACGATAGTCTGACAGAAAAATAGACATTTTTTCAGCTTTCGCCATTGGAAATGCAGACTAGAGTATACTAGGACTTGGGGTCTATAAATCCTAGTAGGGTTTTTGAAGTTTGGAAACTTTTGGCAAATATTCTGAACCTTAAAAATGAATTGGCTGTCCATCCTATGCTTTAATCAACAATTATGAACTGTTCACAGACGGCGGTCGGGTCAGGAGGAGTGatggtgaaatatttgatttaCTTTTTGGCCCACAAAACTTTTCAACATTTgtataataaacaaaaataaatcttttGATTTGACTATTTGTAAAAACAATCGGGCCGATCATTTAAAATTTGCAAATACGTGTCTATGATTGTTTTTTCAGGCCCTAAAACTTCCTCagtccccttaacttgtccaaattagtcattttgctcctcaactcatcgaatatcctatttacccccttaacttcataaaagtggtatttctcaccccctcaacttgtccatttatcccctcaactcatagaatgttctatttacccccttaactccataaaagtggtatttttcacccccttacaatccgttatcgaaacctaaattgataaaaaaaattaaacgttcaacctatatttatgttattttgtaagtggaacctaaattgatacttccccaaaaatcataagCCTAtgttggtacattatccctacatataatgtatttaacttatttatattaatgttcttgttatttgtattttttattcgttccttcgtttttcaactttttttactactataaagggataagaaatacaatttttatggagttaacagggtaaatatgatcataaatggtgagaaataccatttttatagagttaaggaggtaaataggatattcgatgagttgagaatgggtaagatgacaaatttggacaagttaaaggggtgagaaataccatttttatggagttaagggggtaaataggacattcgatgagtttgaggagtaaaatgaccaatttggacaagttaagggggctggagaagcattaagcctttttttatttataacatcatttgaacttgtccaaaaaacttgattgacgtcctaaacttttaaagtatccTGATAGTCcgctcaacttgtataaaatatttaattagccccctcaacttgcgtaatcggttgcaaaaaaaaagttaaatacggaaaatatattgcacgagtcttaaaaaaaacgACCTAAATCGGGGTATGCGgatctaatattagagaagacaaatcttatagttgagcaagtaataccttcttttttaatctatttttgaattatgtaataacgttctaagatgcgtggaatacattttccgcatttaacttacttttttgcaactgagtgatcaattgattacattttatgcaagttcaagaggttaattaaacattttatacaaattgaaTGAGCTATCGGaacattttgaaagtttagggggccaatcatcctttttggataagttgagtggacaaataatgtattaaacctTGTAAAAACAATCCAGCTGTCATTTAAAATTTGcaaatatgtgtttttttttttcggtTTACAATCTTAATCGTTTTTTCAAAAATTGTTGTGATGATTATTTACTCCAAAAGAAAGCGATTTGAAGCAATTAAAAATACTGGCTTTGTAAATTATCTAAATTTAAAGTCtaactttacaaattaactaactATAAGTATTGTTTGGCTGAAAAATTGATCcatatatcattaattgtaaatttTATAAAGTACAGAccttatttgcaaacttttaaatcatgaAAACTGTATTTATAAATCGGTCAATCAACTTTAAATATAGATTTAaggtaaaagtaaaaaaaaaatcgtggTTTGATCAATTTGCAAAAACAGTCTAAAAAGTTTGAAAGCATGAGTATATACTTTGTAAATTTTGTAGTTAAAGGATATGTAAGTCAATTTTTCGGCTGAACAATATTTGTGGCTTAGTTATTTTACAAAGTTAGACTGTGTATTTTGGATAATCTACAAAATCAGTCTCTTTTTTTGAAAAGTAAAGTCAGTCCTTTTAATTGTTTCAAATTGCTCCATTTTGGAGGAAATAGTCAGAACAACAATTCTGGAAAAAATGACAGAGTTTATAACCCGCAAAAAGCACataaccatgtttacaaacttttaaaccaatTAGCTTTATAAATCAATCAAaccacaaaatttattttataagttTACCTAAATTTAATTGTTAAGTTGTTGtatttcaattagcttattgctctatctttttttttaataacattttACCCTGTTTACTATCATTTAACCCCAAATAAAAACTTTATCATgtattt comes from Euphorbia lathyris chromosome 8, ddEupLath1.1, whole genome shotgun sequence and encodes:
- the LOC136202756 gene encoding putative B3 domain-containing protein REM15 isoform X2; this translates as MSAVPTKPQFFKPLLPGFEDEFLIPLSFLKNFKGEECDRAKLRSQRGKVWPVKINGRRFEDGWKQFVEDHDLHIGDFLVFRHEGDLLFDVLVFDRSTCQREYLPFTDVKEEETEIQQPNVQNCSPSEPPEVRRELKIQSNANTKASELRKSQLEIPQGVKDSDSDSDSDSDSDSDSDSGKKLEKKKKVKTKLKAKASSSVDKHPNCVVKLSPDSIKKSRLYIPRNFTRELGLRCQSCSMILKDEEEKSWPATLVYRTLDRHFFFGGGWGDFRGAHKLKLGDSLFIQLIQNGETPVMKIQRLLEHPEVTGELRFQSNAEAGSSSLRHLHAKTKASELRKSQLEIPQVAKESDSDSGKECKQADTASEAKACSSSVIQKRFFVANVLASITSNCTYP